In Bradyrhizobium sp. 200, the sequence AGGAGAGCCGCCAACCCATCCTCCTCCATGGATAAAGAGGATGCGATGTTCGGGATCTGCCCCCGGCGGCCTAACCCACTCGCCGGTGACACCTCCGGCTGCGACCGGCGCAAAATCGACGCCGTCAAGGTTCTGAGCCGGACCGACATCGCCATAACGTGGCATCAAGGTCCGTATGACCGTTACAAATTGCTGCAGGGGATCCGTGGTGCCGGTGAGGTCCGTCGAGGCGCCGAGTTCTGCAAGATGCGCGAAGGCCCGCTCGAGTTCGTTTCGCCGTATGCGTTCTGTCACCGGCTGGTCCATGGCACTTCCCCAATAATTCGAGTGGATGGCCAGCCTAACTGTCGAGACGAGCGATCACACTGACGGAAGCGCGCATGGCAGGGGGACCGATTTGATCATCTTGTGCAGGAATGCGTCCTAACGCCTGTCGCCTCGAGGTTTGCCTCCAACACTTCCAAAGCTTATGATCGTTCCGGCAGTTCGATCTGTGCAGGGCCGACGATGATGTATCAGATGCCGTTCGACTGGATCACGCGGCACACCAGCGGCGTGGTTCGCCAGGGATTGCCCTTCGAGAAGGTGATGGAAGCATCCCTGATCGACCTGCGCCATGGCGACAATCGTGATCTTGTCCGGCCCGCGCAATTTCTGCTGCTCTGCATGAACACCGCGCTCGGCGTCAACGATGCCGCCCACGGCCTCGCCCGCTCGCGCATCGACCCGGCCTATACTGCGCTTGGCCTTCGCGTTGCCATCGGCTCCGCCACGCTGGAGGACGCGATTCTCGCGGTCGCGCGCCTCTACCGAGCGGCGGCCGGTGCAGTCCAGATTGAACTCAAAGCCAGGCACGATTCCGCAATCCTGAGCATCCGGGCTGACTCAGTGCGAGACGCCGACGCGATCGTGCTCGAAGACACCTATCTCAGCTGGATTTTCATGCACTGCATGTATTTTCTCGGGAGCCGGATGCCGGTTGCCGTCGTGTCGACGCGTGATCCATTTCACTTCAACCTCGGCGGCAGGCATTTTGCGATCGGCGCTCCCCTGCGCTTTGGCGCGGTTACCAGCATGCAGTTCCCGAGGGTCTTGCTGGGCCGGCGCGGTCTCAGCCGCGCCGGCGCCAATCCACACTGGGATTGCTTTCGCCTGTGGCTCGACTTCATCGAACATGGTGATGCCGCGCCAGCAATGGACCGATATTTGACCGCTCGCGGTCACCTGCATCTCGACGATTTCGCCGAACGCGCTTGCAGGAGCGCGTCAACGATACGCCGTCGCCTGCGTGGAGATGGCGGCTTTCGTCGCTCGCGCTCGCACGCCCTGGCCGCGGCTGCCGTCCGTAAGCTCCGCTACAGCGACGATAGCGTCGACTCGATTGCCGCTGAACTGGGCTATTCCGATGCCCGAAGCTTGCGCCGATTTCTCAAGACCGCTACCGGCGCAACGCCGCAACAAATTCGAGCGTCGGGGGTCGTCGCAGATTCCGACGATACCGAGGTTCGCCGGCGGTTGCAGGCGATTGGCCTCGCCATGGCGAGCTAGACCTTCGCAGGCTGCAGCCAGACGGAACCGCGACTCATAATCAGTCATCGACCACGCGCGACATCTGTTCTCGCGCAGGTTCCTAGAACACGAACACTCCTCCATCCGCAACTTCCAGAATAATCTTCTTTTCGATCACCCACTGATCTGCGTGCTGGAATTCGGCCATGATCCGGCGAGACCAATGCCGTGTTCGCCAGTCGTTTGGCGAACCCAGGGGGCGGTCGCATGAATGCCTTCGCTAGCCGACACGCTATCATCATAGGCGGCGGCGCCAGCGGCGTGCTCCTGGCCTATCAGTTGCTGCAGCGTTCCACTCCCGACTTTCGTGTCACGCTGATCGAGAAACGGCCTGATATCGGACGCGGTCTGGCCTATCATACTGGCAATCCCGAACACGTGCTCAACGTGCGGGTCGCGAACATGAGCGCACTGCCGGATGAGCCGGATCATTTCTGGCGCTGGCTGACCTCGCGTGAAGGTGTGCCATCGCCCTGTCCCGATCCCTATTGTTTCGTACCGCGGCGTATTTACGGCGATTACATTGCCAGCCTGCTGACGATGTCCAAAGGACGCTCGTTGCATCGGCTCTCCATCGTGCAAGGCACTTGCGTCGACGTCAGCGAGGAGCTGAGCGACGTCGTGGTGAGGTTGGATGACGGCAGTCGTTATGTCGGCGACATCGCCGTTCTCGCGACCGGGCACGACATCCGGTCCTGCTCTCCGGGTTACGTCGACCCATGGCTGCCGCCCTCCGCAGCCGGCGTCGATCCCGACGCCACCGTGCTGATCCTTGGCACCGGGCTGACGATGGTCGACTACATCCAGTCCCTGGTCCACGATGGGCACCGCGGACCGATCGTCGCGATGTCACGCCGCGGTCTGCTGACGAAACCCCATCGCCATGTGAATCCGATTCGTATCCAGGAAACGGAAGTTCCGTTCGGCGCCAGCATCGGTCAGTTGCTGCGCTGGTTCCGTGGCCGGGTCGACGCGCATGTTGCCAAGGGTGGCGACTGGCGCAGCGTCAATCGACGGTCTCAGACCGCGCATACAGCGCCTCTGGCGCGAGCTGCCGCCTGCTTCCAAACGCTGCTTCCTCGAACATGCGCGCGCCTGGTGGGACGTGCATCGCCATCGCATGGCGCCCGAGGTGGAAGCACGCATTACGCATGCGCTTCATGAGGGCCATTTGACCCTGATGGCCGCAAAGGTCGCTGGCATCGAGCCGAACGCAAGCGGCGCCCGGGTACGCTACCGCCGACGCGGTCAGGGTGGAGTCCAGAGCATGCAGGTCGGGGCCATCGTCGATTGCACCGGGATCGTCAAGGATCCCCTCGCCTCCGCCAATCCGGCGGTGCGAAGCCTGCTCGACCGAGGCCTCGCGCGGGTCGATCAACCCGGATTGCGCAATCGTCAACCATAGCGGCGTTCCGTCGCGGCGGCTGTTTGCCGTGGGGCCGCTTACCCGCGCCGCTTTCTGGGAGATCATCGCAATCCCCGATATCCGTAACCAATGCGCAGCGCTCGCCGCGAAAACTCGCCCGCGTCAGCGAGGCGAGTGTCGCCGCGCGCTGCTCTTAGCTATTGAAGCCAGCCGGAATGAACGCCGGAATGTTCTCCTCGATGAATTTCTTGACCTCCGGTGAGTTGAAGACCTGGATGAACGCCTTCAGCCGCGGATCATCCTTCTTGTCGGGCCGGGCGGTGAAGCGCAGCACGAGACCGTCATCGACCGTACGGTCGATGATCAGCGCCGATTTCGGGTCGCCACCGGCCGGAATGAGGTAAGTGATGTTGACGAGTGCAAGCGTGACGTCGTCGAGCGAGCGATAAGTCTGCGCCGGATCGAGTTCGACAATCTTCAGGTTCTTGGGATTTTCGATGATATCGAACTTGCTGACCGAAAATCCCTTGCCCGGCGTTAGTTTGATCAGGCCGGCTCGTTCGAGCAGAATGAGCCCACGGGCGCCATTCAACGGCTCGTTCGGAATCGCCACGCTGTCGCCGGACTTGATTTCTTCCAGGCTTTTGACCTTCTTCGAGAACAGCCCGACCGGCGCGATCACCCCGACCTTGTCGATCTGAACGAGGTTGAACCCACGCTGCTTGTTCTGAAGCGCCAGATAAGTCGCGTGCTGGAACAGATTGGCATCGACGTCGCCGCTGTTGACCACCTCGTTCAGCGCGACCCAGTCGGACAGCTCGACGATCTTGACGTCCTGCCCCTTCTCCTTGGCGAGCTTCGCGGCAAAGGAGGCCAGCTGCCCGACGGGGCCGGCGCTGGTGGCGATTTTCAGGGGCCCGTCGGCAACGGCAGCGGCGGTCAATGCCAGTGAAAGGCCTGCGGCCTGTGCCAGGCGCAAAAGTATTCTCATGGTCTTTACGTCCGTTTCTTGTTGAGTATCCCGATATGAAAATGATGCGCGTTGAATAGAGCGCTGTCGAGACGCTGCGAAAAATAGCGATATGCGTGCTGCAGCCCGACTGCATGGCAGCACGATTTACGTTCCCATCGCTTGAATTGAAAACAACGTTATCCGGGCAAGATGCTAAACGGTTATCGAGCATCACAGAGACATGCTTCCCGGGAGCCAACCGATGGCCAAACCACGAGAACTCCTATTCAACGCCTTCAACATGACGGCGCCGAGCCACAATTGGGCTGGCCTGTGGTCGCACCCGCGGGATACATCGATCAACTACAACTCGCTGGATTACTGGATCGACTACGCCAGGACGGCGGAGCGCGGGCTGCTCGACGGCATCTTCCTCGCCGACGTCTTCGGGGTCTATGACGTCTTCGGCGACAATGCGGACACGGCGATACGTCATGCCGTGCAATTGCCGAACGCCGAGCCGACGCTGCTGGTCTCGGCCATGGCGTTGGCGACGAAACACCTCGGCTTCGGCATCACCTCGAACCTCACGTTCGAGCACCCGTATCAGCTGGCCCGCCGTTTCTCGACGCTCGATCACCTCACCAACGGTCGAATCGGCTGGAACATCGTCACCGGCTATCTCGACAGCGGCGCGCGCGGCATGGGTCTGCCCGCCTCGCGCGTCCATGACGAGCGCTATGACGCGGCTGAGGATTTTTTGGAAGCCTCCTACAAACTATGGGAAGGAAGCTGGGAAGATGATGCGGTCCGCCGCGATCGCGACGCGCGCATCTTCACTGATCCGGCGAAGGTTCATCCGGTCCGCCACGACGGAAGCCATTATCGCGTCAACGGTATTCACCTCGCCGAACCCTCACCGCAGCGAACGCCCCTGCTGTATCAGGCGGGAACCTCGAAGCGTGGCCGCGCCTTTGCCGCCCGGCATGCGGAAGCGATCTTTCTCAACGGCCAGACCAAACCGATCCTGGCGCGCGCCGCCCGCGAAATCAGAAGCGCGGCAAAGGAGTTCGGCCGCGATCCTTACGACATCAAGCTGTTTGCCGGAGCAACCGTGATTGTGGCGCCGACGCGTGCCGAGGCTGAAGATATCCTCGAAGACTACGCCCGGCATGTCGACCAAGCCGGTCAGCTTGCATTGCTCTCAGGCTGGACCGGCATCGATTTCTCGACCTACCAGCCCGATCAGGCCGTGCAATATGTCGAGAGCAACGCGATCCAGTCGATGGTGGAGAATTTCACGCTGCGAAGCGATCGTCCCGTCCGTATTGGAGACCTCGCCACCCTCAGCCGGGTCGGCGCACGCTCCCCCTTCGTCGTCGGCTCACCCCAAGACGTAGCCGATGAATTGATCGCCTGGGCCGAGGAGACCGATGTCGACGGCTTCAATCTGTTCCGGCTGGTGGTGCCGGAATCGCTGACTGCTTTCGTCGACCTGGTGGTGCCGGAACTGCAATCGCGCGGGGTCTACAAGACCGCCTACCGCGAGGGCACCTTGCGCGAAAAGCTGTTTCCGGGGCGAGGCGCTCGCCTGCCCGCGGTACACCCGGCAGCAAGCTATCGCCGCCTGGGGGCTTCGTCGGCAAGCGACGCGCGATCGGACGCCGCCGAATAGCTCGCTCTCGCGATAGCCTCAGCGATGCCGTAACCGGCGGTTGACTCGCTTCGCGAAATAATCGCCGACGGTCTGCACCGTCTGCACGAGTGCGATCAGCACGATCACGACGGCGAGCATCATCTCAGGCATGAAGCGCTGGTAGCCATAGCGAATGCCGAGGTCGCCGAGACCGCCGCCGCCGACCGCGCCGACCATAGCCGAATAGCCGAGCAGGCTGACCACCGCGAGCGTCAGGGCCAGCAAGAGTGCCGGCGACGCCTCAGGAACCAGGACCTTGAGCACGATCTGCAGCGGGGTGGCGCCAAAGGAGGACGCGGTCTCGATCAGGCCTGCGTCTACTTCGCGGATCGCCGCTTCGACCAGACGGGCGATGAAGGGCGTCGCCGCGATCGTCAATGGCACGATTGCTGCCCCCGACCCGATCGATGTTCCCGCAATGAGCCGCGTGAACGGAATGATGGCGACGACCAGGATGATGAAGGGCGTCGACCGGGTGGCGTTGACGATGACACCCAGCACCGCGTTGAGCTTGGGCGCGGCGAACAGTTCGCCCTTCCCGCTGGTTGCCAGGAAGATGCCGATCGGCAGGCCGAACAACGTTGCCACCAGGGCGGCAACGGCGACCATGAACAGGCTTTCGCCAGTGGCCTGGATGATCAGGTTGATGAGTTCAGGCGACATAGCCGAGACGCTCCGCTGAGAATTGATGTTGCGACAGATAAGTGAGGACCTGCGGCGCGGTGGCGTCGCCACCGGGAACGCCGATCGTCAGCGATCCGACCCGCTGGCCGCCGATCTCATCGATGCGCGCCGACAACAGCGCGACGTCAACGGACAGCTCACGCGCCAGGCGGGCCACGACCGTGTCGCCGGCGTCGCCGCGGACCAGGACACGAATGACGGCCTGCCCACCCGTAACCGGCTTTTCCTGCAGGCGGCTCGCGAGCGAGACCGGCAGCGAATCGCCGAGGACCTCAGCAAGGAACGTCTGGGTGATCGGTTGTTTTGGATGGGTGAAGATATCGGCGACATGTCCCCGTTCGACAATGTCGCCGGCATCGATGACGACGACCTCGTTGGCGAGTTGCCTGACGACGGACATTTCGTGGGTGATCAGGACGATGGTCACGCCGAGTTTGCGGTTGATGTTGGCGAGCAGGTCAAGGATCGCACGCGTGGTCTGCGGATCGAGCGCCGAGGTCGCCTCATCCGACAGCAGCACGCTGGGCCGCGTCGCCAGCGCGCGCGCAATGCCGATGCGCTGCTTCTGGCCGCCGGACAATTCGGATGGGTACCGATCGTGCTTGTCGGCGATATCGACGAGATCGAGCAGTTCGGTCACGCGCACCGCGATGTCGGTCTTCGACCAGCCGGCGATTTCGAGCGGCAAAGCGATATTGGCCGCCGCCGTCCGCGACGACAGCAGGTTGAAGTGCTGGAAGATCATGCCGATGGAACGCTGCGCCAGCCGCAGCTCGCGGCCGGACAGCGCAGAGATATCGCGACCATCGACCTCGACGCGACCGGCGGTTGGCTTTTCCAGACCGTTGATGAGCCGGACGAGGCTCGACTTGCCGGCGCCCGAGCGGCCGATGACGCCGGTGATCGAACCCCGGGGAATAGCGAAATCGATGTTCTGCAGCGCCCGTACACTCGGCTTGCCGCGATAGGCCGGATAGGTCTTTTCCACGCCTTCGAACCGCACCATCGCGTCCACCTTGGCAGCAACACGCTCGGGCGGCGGTGAAAACGGCTCGAGCGGCTGCGAGGCCGTCAAGGATTGATGCACATTCATCAGGAATTCCAGCTCTTCGATTTGGTCGCCTGCGTTGCGGGCGGCCTGGATATCAATGACCGAACAGCAGATAGCTGCGGTCGATGTCGCGGCGGTCTTTCGTTTCCTCGGTCCAGCCGACCGCCCGGCGATAGCTTCCGAGCAGCGCATTTTGCCTCAGCGCCTCGAGATCGACGTTCTGCGGAATATCTGCGAACGGTGAGACGAACAGCGCGTCCTCGGGGCAATAGAGTTCGCAGAGAAAACACGTCTGACAGTCAGCCTGGCGCGCGATGACAGGAATTCCATGGGTCTTGTCGAAGACGTTGGTCGGACAGATGTTCACGCAGATATCGCACGACGTGCAGCGCTGCGCATCGATGACCTCTATCATTCCGCGGCCTCCGCATAAACGGCCTCGGCATGCGGGCGCACCGAAGTCCAGACCTCATCGAGACCGCCCGACGTGATGTAGTGGCGCTGGCGGTTATCCTGGTCCGGGAAATCATCGCGGCGGTGCATACCCCGGCTCTCCTGTCGCGCCAATCCGCTGCGGTACATCCACCGCGCCGTTGCCAGCATGGACGCGCTCTCGCGGGCACGAAATACGTCGTCAGCGCCGGCGGCATCCGCCTGGGCCACTTCGCTCCAGAGCGCATCGAGCCTTTCAAGCGAACCACCGAGCCGGCCCGCTTCGCGGAAGTAGTTGAGCTCGTAGGGAAAGACCTCATCCTGAACCGCTTTGGCGAGCTCGGCCGGCTTGAACGACCGTTCGGCGCGCTGGCGCAACGCCAGGGTTCCGGCGGATGAGAGCCTGCGTCCGCGTGCAGGACCGGCATGGCGCGCATAGTCGGCGGCCCCCCGCCCGGCAAAGGTGCCTGATGACATTGCCCAGGCGGCGTTGTGGCTGCCGCCGCCGGTAAAGCCGCCGCAGATCAACTCGCGCGTCGCCGCATCGCCCGCCGCATAGAGCCCGGCCACGGTGGTCGCGCAGCTGTCATCGACGATCCGAAGTCCACCGGTGCCGCGCACGGTACCCTCGAGCCGCAAGGTCACGGGAAAGCGGTCGGCAAAGGGATCGATACCGGTGCGATCGAAGGGCAGGAAGAAGTTCGGCTGCGAGACCCGCATCTGGCGCTGCACGTCGCCATCGGCCTTGTCGAGCCGGGCATAGACCGGGCCCTGCGTCAGGGCACGGGCGATCGCCGAGCGTCCGCCCTTCGAGGCCGCGCCGGGCACGACGCTGCCATCTTCGTAGGTGAACGTGGCCCAGCCATAGAACAGCGTCTTGGTCACCGAGCCGAAGGCGGCGGAAATCGCATAGGGGTTGGAAAATTCCATGCTGCTGAATTCAGCACCCGCCTCAGCCGCCATCAGGTAGCCGTCGCCGGTCAGCACGTTCGAGCCCAGTGTCTTGCTGAGGAAAGCACAGCCGCCGGTCGCGATCACGACGGCCCTGGCGCGCACGGTCCAGCGATCGTGCTTATGGCGGCGCAGGCCGCTCGCGCCTGCGACGGCCCCCTTTTCATCGACCAGCAGCTCCAGCGCCGGGCTGTGATCGAGAATGGTGACACCGGCCTGCTTGGTGCGCTTGCGCATCAGCCGCATGTATTCCGGGCCCTGCAGCGAGTTGCGCTGGGATTTTCCGTTGTCGTCGACCGGATAGGGATAACCCCAGTCGGCCAGCCGGTTGCTCTGCTCATAGGTGCGATCGAGCACGCGCGCCATCCAGCGGCGGTCCTGCAGATGGCCCCCCAGCTTCTCGCGATTGGCCATCGCGGCTTCGCGCAGCGCCGGTTCGGGATCGACGTACCAGACGCCGGTGCCGGCCGCGGCGGTAGCGCCGGAGGTTCCGCAAAAGCCCTTGTCCGCGAGCACAACGCGCGCGCCCCGTTCCGCCGCGCTGATCGCCGCCCATGTGCCGGCCGGACCACCGCCGACGATGAGGACATCGGCATCGAACTCGACGGAACCAGCAGGGGCGGACACCCTTTCGGCGCGCGTGGATTGAACTGTCATCGCTCAATGTCTCCGGGCAACTTCGATCGCGATCGGCATTGCGCCGCCCCGTCATGGTTGCGCGCACCCGCGCCGGTGGCAATTTCAGATATTTGCCGAGACTTGGACGAAGCTTTCCCTGCTGCCGCCGACAGAAGAAGATTCATGTGGTGACGCATGGGATGTTTTGTTCTTGCCTATGCGCAACATGAGATTTTCGCGCCCAGTGCAGCATCGGAGATGGATTTTTCTTTTTGCTTGCGCATGCTCCGATTCGTTTTCTTCAGCGCCGACACGCAGTATCTCGTTCACTACCTCCCATCAAAGCATAGCAACGATGTCCTCCCGTCAGCTTCATCTCAACGTCAATCTGCTGCACTCCGGCGTCTACGCCTCGGCATGGCGGCTGCCCGAAAGCGACCCTCGCGCCTGCTTCGACGTCGGCCACTACGTGCGCGTTGCCCAGATCGCGGAGCGCGGCAGACTGGACGCGATCTTTCTGGCGGACACGCCCGCGATTACCGACCGGATCGACTATCGCTCGTTCATGTCGCTGGAGCCGACCATCGTGCTGGCGACGGTCGCGGCTGCCACCAGCCACATCGGCCTGATTGCCACGGCATCTACGACCTACAATGAGCCCTACAACATCGCCCGCCGCTTCGCGACGCTCGATCTCGCCAGCGGCGGCCGTGCCGGCTGGAACGCGGTGACCACGGCCGATGCCTCCGCCAGCCGCAACTTCGGCCTTCCCAGCGTGCTGGAACACAAGGCACGCTACGACCGCGCCAAGGAATTTGCCGAAGTCGTGCACGCGCTTTGGGATAGCTGGGAAGACGACGCTTTCGTCGGTGACAAGGCCAGCGCGCGGTTCGTCGATACGTCCAAGGTGCATCCGATCGCGCATCGCGGTGCGCATTATTCCGTAGCGGGGCCGCTCAACCTGCCGCGCTCGCCGCAGGGGCGTCCGGTCACCGTGCAGGCCGGCGGATCCAGCGACGGCCGCGATCTCGCCGCGGCGCAGGCCGAAGCGGTGTTCACGCTGGCGCAGACCATCGAGGAAGGCGTCGCCTATGCGCAGGACTTGCGCACCCGCGCCGTTGCCTATGGCCGCGCCGCCGACTCGATCGTCATCCTGCCCGGGCTCGCGACCGTGATCGGCAGCACCGAAGCGGAAGCCAAACGGCGGCAGGACGAACTCTGGGAACTCGTCCCGATCGAATACAGCCTTGCGCGCCTGGCCGGGACGCTGCAGATCGATCCGGCGTTGCTCGAACTCGACAAGCCTCTGCCCGACCCGTTGCCACTGCCTCCCAATGCCAACCACACCATGTTCCAGGGAACCGTGAACATCGCCCGCCGCGGTAACCTGACTGTGCGCCAATTGCTGCGCGCGCTCGGCGGCGGCGTAGGTCACCGCATCATCGTCGGCACGCCGGAACAGATCGCCGACGACATCGAAGCATGGTTCAAGGCAGGCGCCGCCGACGGCTTCAACCTGATGCCGGACGTGCTGCCTTCGGGGCTCGAGGTGTTCGTCGACAGCGTGGTGCCGATCTTGCAGAAGCGCGGACTGTTCCGGAGCGACTATGCCGGAACGACGCTGCGCAGCCATTTCGGGCTGCCGCATCCGCCGAGCCGGTTTGCCGGCCCGACGCCCGCCGCCGCTTCCGCCTGAACCGTCAACGCGTCGCTGCCAGCGCGGCCGGCTTTTCAAGCGACCCCGCTGACTGCAACGCCCGCACACGCGGAATGATTTCCTTGGCGAAGCGCTCCATCTCAGCCTCGAACGGCTGGAACTGCAGCATGAACAGCTCGATCCCCGCCGAATGGAAGGCACCGATGCGCGCGGCGACCTCGTCGTAGCTGCTGACCAGCCCCGCTGCGGTACCACCATTGCTGCCGACCCGCGCGGTCTTCTGCATGGTCTGCATCATCACGACTTTTGGATCGGTGTTCGCCTTCTGGATCGCCTTGATCGGCGCGTCCTTGGCCGACAGCTCCAGCAACCGGGCGTAAGCGCTTTGCGCCTCCTCATCGGTCTCTCGCGCGATCACGAATGCCGAGAGGCCGAAGCGCAACGGCGCGGACTGGCGCGGCCGTGCCGCGACATCGGCGATCAGTCCGGCAACGTCTTCCAGCGGCTGGCCGTTGATGAACCAGACGTCGCCGTGGTCGGCGACCAGCGCGCGGGCCGGCTCCGACTCGCCGCCGACATAGATCAGCGGTCGCGGCCGGTAGAGGCTTGATGGCCGCAGCACGTAGTCGCGCACGTCGAAGTGCTCGCCCTTGCAGGTCAGGCGTTCGCCCTGCGTCAGCCGCGATACGACTGATATCCACTCGCGGCCGTAAGCGTAGCGCGCGTCGTGCTCCGGAAAACCGATTCCGGCCTTGTCGAGCTCCGGCCGATTCCAGGCGTTGACGAGGTTGATCGCGAATCGACCGTGGCTGATGTTCTCGATGCCGAGCGCCAGCTTGGCGAGCACCACCGGATGATAGAGATACGGCTTGATGGCGGCGATGATCTCGATCCGGCTGGTCAATGCCGCAACGGCGGCCGCGGCGCTCCACGCTTCCAATTGGTCGAGATCCTCCTGGTGAGGATTGATCGTGTGCTGGGCGATCAAGGTCGAATCGTAGCCGAGCCTTTCCGCGGCTAATACGAGATCGCGATTGCGTTCCCACGACGCGTCATAGGGTTCTTCAGGGTCCTGATATGCGGCGCGTGAGCCATGCACCAGTGCCCA encodes:
- a CDS encoding LLM class flavin-dependent oxidoreductase encodes the protein MTARPLRFGIWALVHGSRAAYQDPEEPYDASWERNRDLVLAAERLGYDSTLIAQHTINPHQEDLDQLEAWSAAAAVAALTSRIEIIAAIKPYLYHPVVLAKLALGIENISHGRFAINLVNAWNRPELDKAGIGFPEHDARYAYGREWISVVSRLTQGERLTCKGEHFDVRDYVLRPSSLYRPRPLIYVGGESEPARALVADHGDVWFINGQPLEDVAGLIADVAARPRQSAPLRFGLSAFVIARETDEEAQSAYARLLELSAKDAPIKAIQKANTDPKVVMMQTMQKTARVGSNGGTAAGLVSSYDEVAARIGAFHSAGIELFMLQFQPFEAEMERFAKEIIPRVRALQSAGSLEKPAALAATR